The following are encoded in a window of Gammaproteobacteria bacterium genomic DNA:
- a CDS encoding Chemotaxis protein — MKKLHFMPVLLTTLIAGATWAGDFGTPAEAKAMLEKAVVAIKVDKGKALEQFTKGEGGFKDRDLYPYCGGADGNFTAHPKLVGKSLKELKDKTGHSFGAEIYAQAKEGAISEIPYMWPRPNETDPVQKVVYVTKIGDQICGVGYYR, encoded by the coding sequence ATGAAAAAACTACATTTCATGCCAGTATTGTTAACTACTTTGATTGCTGGAGCTACTTGGGCGGGTGACTTCGGTACTCCCGCTGAAGCCAAGGCCATGTTGGAAAAAGCGGTTGTGGCAATCAAGGTGGATAAGGGTAAAGCCCTTGAGCAATTCACAAAGGGTGAGGGCGGATTCAAAGATCGCGATCTCTATCCTTATTGCGGAGGAGCAGATGGCAACTTCACTGCCCATCCCAAGCTAGTGGGCAAAAGTCTTAAGGAGCTAAAGGATAAAACCGGACATTCTTTCGGTGCAGAAATTTACGCGCAGGCCAAGGAAGGAGCGATTAGTGAAATTCCGTATATGTGGCCACGTCCTAACGAGACCGACCCTGTTCAGAAAGTAGTTTATGTAACTAAGATCGGAGATCAGATCTGCGGCGTGGGTTATTACCG